A genomic region of Eucalyptus grandis isolate ANBG69807.140 chromosome 5, ASM1654582v1, whole genome shotgun sequence contains the following coding sequences:
- the LOC108959688 gene encoding pentatricopeptide repeat-containing protein At5g46460, mitochondrial-like, giving the protein METDNIAWGERFSHEVLGFMQLAIDQLCDCRGWERYCGRKKPDNILCVLPTGTTGAEDPVVMMRFRTVFPNLRCSCTRSFPSSWLSSSETCTHLSKRFFRCASHATRDGSTVSGHLRNENLDETWEVLDKFQCPDVRSFTKMIVGCVRTGRLDDALKLFYEMPVRDAICWNTMIKGCLDCVDLTTVEELFHEMPEPSVVSWTTMIDGFFQFGQVEQAEVFFKQMPIRDLAAWNAMIHGYCENARMDDAVKLFEQMPSRNVISWTSMIGGLDQNGKSEEALNVFERMFKSGVVPNPSTLTCALSACANALSFPLGVQIHGHILKSGFSLSVFVCASLITFYANCKRIEKATQVFYDAVHRNVVICTALLTGYGLNGRHEDGLKVFSDMMRKSVLPNQSSFVSALNSCCSLESLDRGKEVHASAIKLQLGSDVFVGNSLVVMYSKCGVVDDAVVVFKRLREKNIVTWNAIICGCAQHGRGMWAMELFSQMIRRLVQPDEITLTGLLSSCSHSMMLQKGRCLFRYFNENTSIELKHEHYACMVDVLGRCGKLEEAEDFVRNMPLKTNSIVWLALLSSCRMHSNLDLAERAANYILDLEPHCSAAYVLLSNFYASANRWGDVSRLRVTMRDKGIVKQPGRSWVTIKGEKHLFLSGDKFHPLSENIYWKLDWLNMKLKELGYVPDKRFSLHDVEDEQKEQSLFYHSERLAVAFALITTIEGSTITMMKNLRICGDCHSAIKLIAKIVDREIVVRDSSCFHHFRSGICSCGDYW; this is encoded by the coding sequence CTGTGTGATTGTCGAGGATGGGAACGTTATTGTGGCAGGAAGAAACCGGATAACATCCTGTGTGTCCTGCCCACGGGGACAACAGGAGCAGAGGATCCTGTCGTCATGATGAGATTTCGCACCGTTTTCCCAAATCTCAGATGCTCCTGCACACGTTCATTTCCTTCTTCATGGCTCAGTTCATCCGAAACCTGCACCCATCTCTCCAAGCGCTTCTTCAGATGTGCGAGTCATGCGACCCGTGACGGTTCCACAGTCTCTGGACACCTTAGGAATGAAAACCTAGATGAAACTTGGGAAGTTCTGGACAAATTTCAATGCCCAGATGTTCGTTCATTTACGAAGATGATCGTGGGTTGTGTGCGAACTGGCCGCCTTGATGACGCCCTGAAACTGTTCTACGAAATGCCCGTGAGAGATGCAATTTGCTGGAACACGATGATCAAAGGCTGCTTGGATTGTGTGGACTTGACGACGGTGGAAGAGCTTTTCCATGAAATGCCTGAACCAAGTGTTGTGTCGTGGACGACGATGATAGATGGGTTCTTTCAATTTGGACAGGTTGAGCAGGCAGAGGTATTTTTCAAGCAGATGCCCATAAGAGATCTTGCTGCATGGAATGCGATGATTCATGGGTATTGTGAGAATGCCAGAATGGACGATGCTGTGAAATTGTTTGAGCAAATGCCTTCCCGAAATGTGATCTCATGGACTTCGATGATTGGCGGGCTTGACCAAAATGGTAAGAGTGAAGAAGCTTTAAATGTATTTGAGAGAATGTTCAAGTCTGGTGTTGTGCCCAATCCGAGTACTTTGACGTGTGCATTGAGTGCCTGTGCAAATGCATTGTCTTTTCCCCTTGGCGTGCAGATTCATGGTCACATTCTCAAGTCAGGATTCAGCCTTAGCGTATTTGTATGTGCTTCTCTCATCACGTTCTATGCTAACTGCAAGCGAATTGAGAAAGCAACCCAAGTTTTCTATGATGCAGTGCATAGGAATGTGGTCATATGTACGGCTCTTCTAACTGGTTATGGCTTGAATGGTAGGCATGAAGATGGCTTGAAGGTGTTCAGTGACATGATGAGAAAGAGTGTTCTTCCTAATCAATCTTCATTTGTAAGCGCTTTAAATTCTTGCTGTAGTTTAGAGTCTCTAGATCGAGGTAAGGAGGTCCATGCGTCAGCTATAAAGCTGCAATTGGGAAGTGATGTATTTGTTGGCAATTCTCTTGTAGTCATGTATAGTAAGTGTGGAGTTGTTGATGATGCTGTTGTAGTGTTCAAAAGACTCAGGGAGAAGAATATCGTCACCTGGAATGCCATTATTTGCGGGTGTGCACAACATGGCCGAGGGATGTGGGCTATGGAGTTGTTTAGCCAAATGATACGCAGACTGGTACAACCAGATGAGATCACACTCACGGGACTGCTTTCTTCATGTAGTCATTCTATGATGTTACAAAAGGGGAGATGCTTGTTCAGATATTTTAATGAGAACACTTCTATTGAATTGAAACACGAGCATTATGCTTGTATGGTGGATGTGCTAGGACGATGTGGGAAGCTAGAGGAAGCAGAGGATTTTGTCAGAAACATGCCCCTTAAAACTAACTCCATAGTGTGGCTTGCTTTGCTTAGTTCTTGCAGGATGCATTCTAACCTAGATTTGGCAGAAAGAGCTGCAAACTATATTCTTGACCTAGAACCACATTGTAGTGCTGCTTATGTTTTATTGTCCAACTTCTATGCTTCTGCTAATAGATGGGGTGATGTCTCGCGATTAAGAGTGACTATGAGGGATAAAGGGATTGTGAAGCAACCGGGTAGAAGTTGGGTTACTATAAAGGGGGAAAAGCATTTATTTCTTTCCGGGGATAAATTCCACCCTTTGAGTGAGAACATATATTGGAAGTTGGATTGGTTGAATATGAAGTTGAAGGAATTGGGTTATGTTCCAGATAAGAGGTTCTCTCTCCATGACGTGGAAGATGAACAGAAGGAACAGTCATTATTTTACCATAGTGAAAGGCTTGCTGTTGCATTTGCATTGATTACTACTATCGAGGGTAGTACGATAACTATGATGAAGAATCTTCGCATTTGTGGGGATTGTCATTCTGCaattaaacttattgcaaagATAGTTGATCGTGAGATTGTTGTGAGAGATTCCAGCTGCTTTCATCACTTCAGGAGTGGCATTTGCTCTTGTGGGGATTATTGGTAG